The segment CCAGGAGTGCGGCCGCGAGCAGGACGGGCGGCAGCAGTCCGGGTTCGACGCCCCCGAGCACCGTGGCCCCGGCGCCGAACACCACACCGGAGGCGGCGAGCTGGGCCACCGCGTGGGCGTAGAAGAACTCCAGCGCCTCCACGTCCGCGAGGGCCGCCGACGCGAGGTCGCCGCTGTCCCGCCCCTCGACACGGGCGGGCGCGCTGCGGGCGAGCCCGTCGAAGACCCGTATCCGCAGTTCGGCGAGGACGCGGTAGGCGAGGTCGTGCGAGAGGTCCATCTCCCACCAGGTGACGACCGCCCGCAGGGCGACGAGCCCGGCGAGCGTCAGAAGCACCCCGGTGCCGGGTGCGGTGCCTTCGGTGACGGCGGCGCCCACGGTGTGGGCGGCGAGGGCGACCAGGGCGACGAGGGCGGACTGCGAGAGGAGTGCGGCGGCGAAGGTACGGACGGTGGTGGCCCGGTGGGCGAGCAGTACGGGCAGCAGGGACCGCAGCGCGCCGCGTTCGGGCGGTGCGGATGCCTTTCGGGTGGTTCGGGTCATCGTGCGCTCCTCCCGGCCGGCTCTCCGGCGTACGCCGCCGTGGCGCCGGCCAGTCGTGCGTACAGTCCGCCCTCCTCGAGGAGCGTCTCGTGGTCGCCGACGGCGTCGACCCGGCCTGCGTCGAGGACGACGATCCGGTCGGCGTGCCGGACCGACGCCAGCCGGTGGGCGACGACGAGGCAGGTGCGTCCGCGGGCGGCGGTGGCCAGGGCCCGGACGATTCCGGCCTCGGCGCGTTCGCCGACGGCGCTGGTCGCCTCGTCGAGGACGAGGACGGGGGCGTCGGCGAGCAGGGCCCGGGCCAGGGCGATGCGCTGGCGCTGGCCGCCGGAGAGGGTGGCGCCGCGTTCGCCGACGGCGGTCGCGTAGCCGTCCGGCAGGGCCAGGATCTCGTCGTGGACGCCCGCCGCCCGGGCGGCCGTGCGCAGTTCGGCGTCGGTGGCGGCGGGCCCGGCCAGGCGCAGGTTGTCGGCGACCGAGGCGGGGAAGAGGTACGTGTCCTGGGAGACGACGGCGATCCCGCGGCGCAGGGCGGCCAGGGTGTAGGCGGTGAGGGGTTCGCCGTCGGCGAGTACCCGGCCCCGGTCCGGGTCGGCGTGCCGCAGCAGCAGTCCGAGCAGGGTGGTCTTCCCCGCGCCGGACGGTCCGACGATCGCGGTGGTCTTCCCGGCGGGCGCGGTGAAGCCGACGCCGTCGAGGGCGGGCCTGCTGGCCCCCGGGTGGGTGAAGTGGACGTCGTCGAAGCGGAGGGCGGGTGCGGTGGTCCAGGGCCGGTCGCGGGTACCGGTGTCGGGTACGCCGCCGGTGGCGGTCCGGAGCCGCGCGATGCCGTCGGCGGCGGATACGCCGAGGTATCCGGCGTGCCATTCGCGGGCCAGGTCGCGCACCGGCCGGAAGCATTCGGAGACCAGCATCAGCAGCAGATAGGTCTCGGCCGGGGTCGCGGTGCCCGTACCGGCCGACCAGCAGGCGACGAGGACGGCGGCGACGGTGCCGCCCTGTAGGGCGAGGTCGGTGATGCCGGTGTCGACGAGCGACACCCGGAGTTTGGCGACCGTGGCCCGGTGGAGCCGGTCGGAGTGGGCCGCGAGACGGGCTCGGGTACGGCCGGTGGCCCCGGCCGCGCGGAGCGGGGCCATGCCCTGGAGGGCCTCCAGATAGTCGGCGGCGAGGGCTTCGTACGCTCCCCAGTGCTGCTGTCCGCGCCGGGCGAGCAGCCGGTCCCACCAGCGGGGGGCGAGCAGGGCCAGGACGAGGGCGGGGGCGAGGGCGGCCACCGCCCGGGGTTCGACGGCGGCGACGGCGGCCAGCAGGAGGGGCGGCAGGGCGCAGGTGACGGCGAGTTGGGGCAGATAGCGGGATATGTAGGCGTCGGCGCCCTCGACTCCGTCGACGAGGACGGCCCGGAGGGCCCCGGCCCGCTCGCCGGTCTCGCGTACCGGGCCGGTGCCGCCGAGCCGGGTCAGGAGGTGGTCGCGCAGTCCGGTCCGTACCGAGACTCCTGCGGTGACGGCGGTCCGGCGCTGCCAGGGGGTGAGCAGGGCGCGCAGCAGGGCGGTCGCGCCGACGGCCGCCAGCAGGGCGGGCAGCGGGCCGGTGTCCCCGCGGGCGACGGCGGCGAGCGCGAGCGCGAGCAGGACGGCCTGGGCGGTGTGGGTGAGGGCGACGGCGGCGAGGAGCACGGTGGCCGTGGCGAGGGGGCGGCGCGCGATGCGGGCGGCGCGCAGCAGTTCGGGGTGGAGCATCATGCGGGTTCGGTTTCCTCTGCGGTCTGCGGGGCTGCGGTCTGCGGGACGGGAGGGGCGGGAGGGGCGGCGGTCCGTCGCCGGGCCGGGCACGCGCACCGCCCGGACCCGGTGGACGGCCCCGGTGCACCGCTTGGGTGGACGGCCGCGCGAGCGGCCGGGCGGCACCGTCCGCCGGGCGGAGCGCCCCAGCCCCAGGCCGGTCCGGTCCGGTCCGGTCGCCGGGAGCGGTTCACCGGTGGCCGTCCGGCGGGGCGGCGAACGCCAGACCGTGCACGATCCACCGGCGGCCGGCGGGTCCGCCGAGGTCGGCGCCGAGGTCGGCGCCCTGCCACGAGCCGACGGGCCGGGCGGGCAGACCGAGGGCGGTGGCCGCCAGCTGGGCGTGGCCGATGCCGTATCCGGCGAGCAGATGGTCCCGGCGGATCCGGTTGGGGCCGGCGTCCGACGGGCAGCCGACGGCGAGGAGGACCGCGCCGGTGCGGGCGATCCACCCCTGGCCCGCGGCCCGGACGGCGAGGGTGTCGAGGACCGGCCCCACCGCTTCCGTACGCAGTCCGGGTCCGGCGCCGGTGAGCAGCGCGGGCCGGTCCCCGCCCACCGCCAGCCACCACTCCGGTCCACCGGGCGCCGCGGCCCGGGCGGCGGTCAGCACGCGCCGCAGCACTCCGCGGGAGGGCGGCCGCCCGGTGGCGAGGGCGGCGGGGTCGGCGCTGCGGCGGGCCCGGACGACGGCCGGGTGCGCGGACCTCCGTGCGGTGTACCAGGTGCCGTGCCGGTCCCCCGCGGCCGCGAGCAGCCGCAGGATTCCGCGGGCCCGGGCGATCTCCGGGTGCGGTGCCGCTCTGTGGCCGTCCTGGACGGCCGGGGGCCCGTCGCTCAGCTCGCCGTCCGCGGTGAGCCGGACGATCGCCAGCGGTATGCCGTCGGTACGGCGTCCAGGGGGCCGCGGTACGGCTCCGGCCGCCAGGTCCAGGCAGTAGGCCCCGGCGCCGGCCGCCACCAGGGCGGCGACGGTGTGCCCGGCGTCCAGCAGCGTCAGCGGCCAGGCCCGGTGCCGGTAGTGCGCGACGGTCCGCTCCGGGGCGACCTCCAGAACGGCGAAGGCGCCCCGGGCCACGGGCGCGGACGGGGGCCCGAGGGGATGCAGCCGATGGGCGCCGGGCTCGTAGGCGTACTGCCCGGTGGGCAGCCCGGCGCCGGGCCCGGCCAGCAGCCGTACGGAGACCGGGTGCAGCGCCCCGGCGGAGGCCGCGGGCCGGAACCGGCCGCCCGCGACGGAGTTCCGCAGCACCGGGTCCAGCGCCGCGGGCACGGGCAGCCCCTCGTCCCGCCGCCGCGGCGCGACGGGCCGGTACGGCAGATCGGGCCCGGGCACCCGGGCCGACCGGGCCAGGGCGAGCGCGGCGGCCACGGACGGCGCGAGAAGCGCCGCCGCGGCCACGGACGGCGGCCGGTCCGAGCGGCCCGGGCCGCCGCGGGCGGTGCGGGCGGTGCGGGTTTCCTGGGTTCCGGCCATCACATGTGCGGGGGCGGAACCAGCGTGAAGTCACGAGCCCGCGAGGGCGGTTCGGCGCGCCAGCCGCGTTCGACGGCGGCCGTCGCGAACCGGGGGCTGCCGAAGTAGGGGAAGGCGGCGGGTGCGTTCGGGATCAGACCGGTGACCAGGGTCCGGGCGACCCGCAGTTCGGTGCGGGCCACGTCCTCCGTGGTCAGATCGGTGGTGAGGACGCGGTGTCCGCGGGCCGCCAGTTCGGTGTGGAGCCGGTCCCGGTCACCGGCCGGGATCTCGCTGACGGGGACCGTGCCGAGCGCGGGCCGGGTGAATCTGCGGGCGAGGGGCGCGGTGCGCGGGTCGAGCCACACCTGCACCTGGGCACCGAGGTCCCGTACCGCCGCGAAGTCGTCTCCGCAGTCGTCGAGATAGCGCCGGTCGGCGCGGTGGTCGAAGTAGAGGCCGCGGGCGAGCAGTCCGGCGTCGACGGCGCGGAAGACCCAGCCGTCCGGGTCCGTGGTGCCCTGGGTGAACACCCAGGTGTGCACCGCTTCGAGTACGGCCTTGCGGACGGCTTCCGCCGGGTCGTAGCGGCAGGCGAACCCGGCCGCGTACAGGCCCCGCCCGGGGTCGTGGGCGAGTGCGGCGGCGCAGGGCGCGAACTCGGAGGGCAGTTCGACGACGCTGATCTCCAGGGCGCAGCCCGCGAGGTCGTCGGCGAGTCCGGGTACGGAGCCGGGGTCGATGCCCCGGGTGGGGCCGTCGAGCCGCCACCACAGCTCCAGGGCGTCACGTTCGACGACTTCGAGGAGGCCGCGTTCGGCGGCGTCGTCGAGGCCCCGGCCGGTGGCGATGCCCGCGTAGTTGAGGTGGTGGGTACGGGGCAGTCGCCGCAGCGGGCCCTGCCGCCAGTTGAGGTGGCTGAGGGCGACCGGCACCCAGCACGGCTGTCCGTTCTCGTCGGCGGGCGTCCACAGGGCGGGGGTGTCCGGGGTGAGGGGCCGGTAGGGGAAGCCGGGGCGGGCGTACTGCCAGTCCGCATAGGTGGGTACGGAGCCGGGCCCGTACACCCGGTGTCCTTCGGCGGTGAGTTCGGCGGCGGTGGCCCGGCGGGGTGCCCCGGGCCGGCCGGGTGGGGGGAGCCGGTTGCCGCAGTAGCGTTCCACGGCCTCGGCGACGGCGGCGATCCGGGCGCCCTCGGGGTCGCCGAAGGTGGTGCCGAGGGAGACCCGGTCGGCGGGCCAGGCCCCGAAGCGGCGGGCGTCCGACACCTCCGCCGTCATGGCGGTGTAGCGGGGCGGGGCCCCGGCGGGGTGCGGTACGGGCCGGACGGAGCGGACGATTCCGCAGACGGGGTCGGTGAGGTGGCCGATCGGCAGTGGCGCGGGGGCGGTCGCGGTGGTCATGTGCGTATCTCCTGGGAGAGGTCCGGTACGGCGTCGGAGCCGCGCAGCTCGGCGACGGGCAGCAGCAGTGCGCAGTCGGCGGGGCGCAGGGCCCGGTCCGAGGGCAGGAGCCGGACGGCGGTGACGGGGTCCTCCCCGGTGTGGGGGTTGCGGGCGTGGGCGGGGAAGTGGTGTCCGGCCGCTTCGATCCGGAGCCGGGTGCCCGCGGGCAGCCGGCGGGCCAGCTGCCCGAGGGGAACGGTGACGGTGGACCAGGTGCCGGGTGTCCGGACGGTACGGGCGGTGCCGAGCGCGAGGGGTTCGGCGCGGCCCCGCGGGTCGAGGGCGACGAGCCGGACGAACCAGTCGGCGACGGGTGTGCCGGCGGTGGCGCGCAGTTCGGCGGCCGCGGGGCCGAGGAGGTCGGTGGCGCGGGCCAGCGGCGCGGTGACGAACAGGGCCCGGTCGGCGCGGTCCCCGTCGGCCCGCGGCGGATCGGCGCGCAGGTCGTCGGAGCGTACGGGGCGGGCCGGGTCGGCGCGGAAGTCGGCGCCGTACAGCAGGCTGACGCCCAAGGGTCCGGCGGCCAGGGGGAAGCGGCGGGCGGCGGAGGGCTCGATCAGGGCGGTGGCCGGAAACCAGTACGGGGTTCCGGCGAGGGCGACGGCGCCGCGGCGGCCCTCGGGCGGGTGGCCCTCGCACACCGCCCGGGCCCAGGCGGCGGTCAGTCCGCCCGGGTCGACGCGGTGTTCGGGGCGGGCTCCCGGGCCGGGGTCGTGGATCAGCCGGTGGCCCCAGGGGCCGAGGAGCAGCCGGGCGGGGCCGCCCCAGGCGCGCCAGAGGGCGAGGGTGTCGGCGGCGAAGGGGTCGTGGGTGCCGCCGATCGCGAGCAGGGGGGTGCGGGCGGCGGGGGCGCTCCGGATGACGCGGTCGGCGCGGCGGGCCTGCCAGATCCCGGGCCAGGAGGGCAGGGCGCGGCCGAGCCGGGCGGGCAGGTCCAGGACGGGGAGGTGGGTGAGGAGGGCGGGGTCGCGGCCGAGCAGCCGGTCGAGGGCGGCGGGGTCGGAGTCGGTTCGGTCGCCGTGCGCGGCCCACCAGCCCGCCCGGCCGAGGAGGCGTTCGGCGCCGGAGGGTTCCCGGGCGGTCTCGGCGGTGCCGAGCGCGGGTACGGCGGCGACGACCGCGTCGGGCTCCGTACCGGCACCGGTTCCTTCGCGGTCCCGGCCGGTGGCGGTCACCAGGGCGCAGTAGGCGGCGTAGGAGGATCCGGCCGCGACGACGCGTCCGTCGCTCCAGGGGCGGTCGCGGATCCAGCGCAGGGTCGCGGCGCCGTCGGCGCGCTCGTGAACGTAGGGCCACCAGTCGCCGCCGGAGCCGTACCGTCCGCGGACGTCCTGGACCACGGCGGCGAATCCGCGGGCGGTCCAGGCGCGGGCCTCGGGCCGGTGGGCGCGGCGGCCGTAGGGGGTGCGGATGAGGACGGCCGGGTAGCGGCGCCCGGTGGGGCCGGGCGGTGGGAGGTGGACGTCGGTGGCGAGCAGCACCCCGCCGGCGCGGACCCGGGCGGTCCGGGTCGTCATGGGGTGTCCCGGCCGGCCGGGAGCGGGGCGCACTCCGGCACCGGAAGGACGGGGTGGGCGGTGGCGGCGAGATCCCGCAGGTCGATCCGGCGCAGTACCGGCGGCACCCGGTCGGGGCCGAGGAGGACATGGGTCACGAGGTCGTGCACGAGCAGCGCCGCCGTGTAGGCGGCGGAGGCCGCGGTGTGCCGGGGTCCGTTGTCGGGGGTCCGGGATCCGGCCCAGTAGGCGGCGAGTTCGCGGTGGGCGGGGGTGGCCGCGAGCCGGCGGAGCCGGATATCGGCGGCGGTGACTCCGTACGGTCCGCGGGCCGGTGGTTCCAGCCAGACGTCGGCGCCCTCGCGGTGGCAGCGTGCCCAGCGGACGCCGTCGCGGGAGAGCCGGTCGGCGGGGTCCCACAGGCCCGGGGGTACCGGTCCGTCGAGACACCAG is part of the Streptomyces qinzhouensis genome and harbors:
- a CDS encoding ABC transporter ATP-binding protein/permease gives rise to the protein MMLHPELLRAARIARRPLATATVLLAAVALTHTAQAVLLALALAAVARGDTGPLPALLAAVGATALLRALLTPWQRRTAVTAGVSVRTGLRDHLLTRLGGTGPVRETGERAGALRAVLVDGVEGADAYISRYLPQLAVTCALPPLLLAAVAAVEPRAVAALAPALVLALLAPRWWDRLLARRGQQHWGAYEALAADYLEALQGMAPLRAAGATGRTRARLAAHSDRLHRATVAKLRVSLVDTGITDLALQGGTVAAVLVACWSAGTGTATPAETYLLLMLVSECFRPVRDLAREWHAGYLGVSAADGIARLRTATGGVPDTGTRDRPWTTAPALRFDDVHFTHPGASRPALDGVGFTAPAGKTTAIVGPSGAGKTTLLGLLLRHADPDRGRVLADGEPLTAYTLAALRRGIAVVSQDTYLFPASVADNLRLAGPAATDAELRTAARAAGVHDEILALPDGYATAVGERGATLSGGQRQRIALARALLADAPVLVLDEATSAVGERAEAGIVRALATAARGRTCLVVAHRLASVRHADRIVVLDAGRVDAVGDHETLLEEGGLYARLAGATAAYAGEPAGRSAR
- a CDS encoding nitroreductase translates to MAGTQETRTARTARGGPGRSDRPPSVAAAALLAPSVAAALALARSARVPGPDLPYRPVAPRRRDEGLPVPAALDPVLRNSVAGGRFRPAASAGALHPVSVRLLAGPGAGLPTGQYAYEPGAHRLHPLGPPSAPVARGAFAVLEVAPERTVAHYRHRAWPLTLLDAGHTVAALVAAGAGAYCLDLAAGAVPRPPGRRTDGIPLAIVRLTADGELSDGPPAVQDGHRAAPHPEIARARGILRLLAAAGDRHGTWYTARRSAHPAVVRARRSADPAALATGRPPSRGVLRRVLTAARAAAPGGPEWWLAVGGDRPALLTGAGPGLRTEAVGPVLDTLAVRAAGQGWIARTGAVLLAVGCPSDAGPNRIRRDHLLAGYGIGHAQLAATALGLPARPVGSWQGADLGADLGGPAGRRWIVHGLAFAAPPDGHR
- a CDS encoding YcaO-like family protein; this translates as MTTATAPAPLPIGHLTDPVCGIVRSVRPVPHPAGAPPRYTAMTAEVSDARRFGAWPADRVSLGTTFGDPEGARIAAVAEAVERYCGNRLPPPGRPGAPRRATAAELTAEGHRVYGPGSVPTYADWQYARPGFPYRPLTPDTPALWTPADENGQPCWVPVALSHLNWRQGPLRRLPRTHHLNYAGIATGRGLDDAAERGLLEVVERDALELWWRLDGPTRGIDPGSVPGLADDLAGCALEISVVELPSEFAPCAAALAHDPGRGLYAAGFACRYDPAEAVRKAVLEAVHTWVFTQGTTDPDGWVFRAVDAGLLARGLYFDHRADRRYLDDCGDDFAAVRDLGAQVQVWLDPRTAPLARRFTRPALGTVPVSEIPAGDRDRLHTELAARGHRVLTTDLTTEDVARTELRVARTLVTGLIPNAPAAFPYFGSPRFATAAVERGWRAEPPSRARDFTLVPPPHM
- a CDS encoding CocE/NonD family hydrolase, giving the protein MTTRTARVRAGGVLLATDVHLPPPGPTGRRYPAVLIRTPYGRRAHRPEARAWTARGFAAVVQDVRGRYGSGGDWWPYVHERADGAATLRWIRDRPWSDGRVVAAGSSYAAYCALVTATGRDREGTGAGTEPDAVVAAVPALGTAETAREPSGAERLLGRAGWWAAHGDRTDSDPAALDRLLGRDPALLTHLPVLDLPARLGRALPSWPGIWQARRADRVIRSAPAARTPLLAIGGTHDPFAADTLALWRAWGGPARLLLGPWGHRLIHDPGPGARPEHRVDPGGLTAAWARAVCEGHPPEGRRGAVALAGTPYWFPATALIEPSAARRFPLAAGPLGVSLLYGADFRADPARPVRSDDLRADPPRADGDRADRALFVTAPLARATDLLGPAAAELRATAGTPVADWFVRLVALDPRGRAEPLALGTARTVRTPGTWSTVTVPLGQLARRLPAGTRLRIEAAGHHFPAHARNPHTGEDPVTAVRLLPSDRALRPADCALLLPVAELRGSDAVPDLSQEIRT